The following DNA comes from Dermacentor andersoni chromosome 2, qqDerAnde1_hic_scaffold, whole genome shotgun sequence.
tcatttctagtctcgccgttcgggctcctccacgtccactttcgactatcccgcttgcggaagaaggtattcattatccgcatattattctgttccgcaaactctactactaactctcccctgctaatcctagtgcctatgccatattcccccaatgccttgtctccagcctgcttcatgtctaccttggcattgaagtcgccaatcagtatactgtattttgctttgactttacccgtcgcccattccacgtcttcatagaagctttcgacttcctggtcatcatgactggatgtaggggcgtagacctgtacaaccttcattttgtacctcttattaagtttcagaacaagacctgccaccctctcgttaatgctatagagttcctgtatgttaccagctatgttcttattaatcaggaatcggactcctagttctcgtctctcccctaagccccagtagcacaggacgtgcccgctttttagcactgcatatgcttcttttggcctcctagcttcactgagccccattatatcccatttactgccctctaattcctccaatagcactgctagactcgacTCACTAGATAGCGCTAAACGTTGCccggttcatattccaatggcggcctgtccggagccagggattcttagcaccctctccaGCGtggcaggtctgaccgccgccgtggtcagttgcttcgcagctgctggggactgagggccggggtttgattgttgtattcatatagggggttgtggccaagtactgcaccagggtggccaatcctgctctggtgagggagtgcgttaccggttctggtcaccgggattaggccacactccaggcctgtctatgcaattttatcaacacgcggatttttttttaatccggtggaaaattgcacggcaccgggattcgaaccacggaccttttgcacgcgaggcgggtgttctacctctacgccaccgctgcaccacttCTAGGGCCTACTGATTATattatagcggtacagattgaccacattgtgttctaaaggcaccaaatattaaacatggcaactttcgggaacctttattcagccaacgcgacccaaatgcaaaaacatactttggaatccctgatgtcacgctgacgtaccggcgctgggttttcggcgcgaaattcaaatatcgatacttggaccttcattttctcatctagtaatcaaattattttttttgcaatgactgcctgcagggttctccaACAATGCTTCATTAATCCAAACAGATTTATTcgttcgctttagtgtccctttaaacataaagaaaagagTTTGCGCCACCGCTGCCTTGCTTTGTTTTGCTCAAATGTCGCAATGCGTACATAGCTGGGGTGAGCGCGAGCACATGTCCGTACACCCGAGCAGATGCGACAGCGCTGTGTCTGGAAAGCTTGAGGCGTAATATCTTGACGAGGGCCATCGGCATGGCCTTGGACTGACACTGCTCTAATATAGAAACAAACACAGGTTTAAGCACTTTTTATGTACGTAAACAAGGTTTCACAGCGTTGTAGTTTCCAACAAAGTGCGTTCGATCTGCCATTCGAGTCATTGCGTTCTCTCTCTTCGTGAATCTGATACCAGAATGGCATTGCTGCATCGTGTTATGTCATACGAGCTGTATTATTTATCAAAACAGAAAACCTCTTTCTCATCTCTCGAACCAACGATTTAGTTTCTAAATTTCGGTCTTCTTAACGAAGCCACAAAAGCAGGCAGCAAAAAATTAGAAAAAAGACCTGCTCGTTAGCGGACGCGATTGTTCGGGCCGTGACCAAGGGGCTTGGCGAATGACAATCAAAATTGCTACTAAAAATTCGTTCACGGACTGGTTGACACATGGTTCTTGAGAAATGATTTTGTGCAGCGCCAACTAACCTGACAGGTCATTTCTGTTCCTTTATGACCTGTCGATTTAGGCTCACAGATTCTCCTTTCAAAAATCCCTTTTAAGGTTGACGTGAGTTTGCTTCTTAAGATTTCTCCTCGCCCCGCACAGCTATTTTCGCCGTCACTTGGATCCGGTCATTTCGCAACTGTGGTGCTCTACGCGACTGCTTTCAACTTCGAGGGAATTTCGAATGTTATGTCACGGTGCTTCGCGTCATAGTGGAGCGGTCAAGCTTCTATAATATCTTTGACTCCACACTATGATCGACGATCGTAGTTCTTTTTCGCTCTCTATTTGCATTTCAGTGACGAATAACACGGGTGTGCTCGTAAAGCAAACCTTTCTATGCCGACGCCTTACATTCGGTTACATTTCCTCGAAAGCTGCTTCTATAATTATGCACAACTTGCATATAGAACTGAAGAACACAAAACTTTGCCAAAAATACAACTTGCACCTGAAATACAAGCCAATAATTCGAAATTCTGTTGAAACAAGGCGCAGTTCTTACCAGTAGCAGTTCTAATACAAATTACTCTATGTTCTACTATACTGGTTCGCCAGTTTCCTTTTACAGCGTCGCCTACTCGTCGTCCTCCGCATGCTCGTGTAATAAAGCATTTTCGCTATAAGTTCGTAGTCTAGCTCCTTCGAAAGTGTTTGAAAAGTAGTCGTTATAGGCGTGTGATGAAGGAGATGGCGAGTTGAATTGGTGTTGAAAATGGTTCAATAttcaattatgttttctcatgaTCGGGGTTATCTATCTGATGTTATCTAAAACAAATATTACCTCCAACGACGAACATCGCCAGAGTTGCGGTGAAAGCGCCTCCTTCTGAACTGATGACATTTGACAGAAGGTAGGGCCAGAATATCGCCACCGGAGCAAACGACAACCCGACCAGGTAAAGTGCCGCTGTAAAGAGGAGACAGCATACAACGTGTCAGTTAATTCACACACGCCTAGAACGCTCCAACAGTGTCATCACCAGTATCGACTGGAGCGCCTAGTCattacgcccagtgcagggctCTCAGAGATCTTTCAGGCGGACTGTATCGTGTGGAAAGGCTAGCATTAGCGATAAGACAATGACAAATAACAACACAAACTCTGACAGAAAGCAGGGGACGCCTTAATgagatgaaaagaaaagaatgcgcCGAAGAGCATCGCCGGAATTAAGCTGAAGTTGAAGTTTGTTTCGTTTTTATTTCCAAAACGGGAGCGAGAGCAGGTGGTTGCGAGGCCTGATAAAGGCTATTGGTTCTGTAGGCGTTCAGCAATATGGTACATGATTTGAACTATGAGATCACATTGGGCACATCGTATGAGATCAAATAAATGTAACGAGGCACTTTGAAAGTAAGCACCATGCGATATACAAGTGAACCACAAGTAACTTTCATATCTGAAGAAACGATTACCAAATTCAAGTGAGCGGGGTAACAACGttaggaattaaaaaaaaaatcgtgcatCACACAATTTCAACCAATATGACTTGTGGAATAACATAACATAGTCAATTATAGCACGTGAAATAGATAAAAGTTCAAATATTATACATGTATTAaacatatgaaataaaaccactaTACCCTAATCCTCTATTTTCCTGTAATCAGATAAGTGTACTTTTTTTCATAAATGGAGAATTTGATAATTTAAGTGCTCTCCGCCATAAGTTCTTGCTTTTGGAAGTGTCCCAGCTTCTCTGCGTAGACAGTAGTCAGATTTTCATTCAGATTATTTTAACGCATATGGTTTGTTAGTTATTATGTGCTGCCTTAACACAGAACGGTATATATGATAGCCCTTCAGCACTGTGTGTTTGATGAATATAACATGCATGCTTAAATCTTGCGGCCTACCTCTAAAATTTTTGACATACCTAAGAGCTGTTTTTGGAAGACTACTAACTATCGATAATTTCGTGGCTTTGTTAAACCCCATACAAGCGAGCAGTTGTTCGTGTGCAAGCGGTGAATAAAGGACGGTGTAATATAAATATTTTTTAAGCAGAAGAGGAATCATGCATGTCTCGGATCCTAATAAAACACATCGTAATTTTGCAGTAGATTTCAGGACAGATCCTTTAAACCAAAAACATGCAAGAACACGTTTTTACCTTTTCTATATATACAACTCGGAACCATATTGTTGACCTACAAGCAATCGGCTTGTTAATTCGCCCAAATACTATACATttctatttatttgtatttatttataaCTGGTCGATATGTAACTAAGAATACAGAAAACTTGAGTTGTTATCAAATAAATTGTGCAAAGTTTCCAGCCCCCTGTCTGCGAAAAACacattagtgtcatcagcatacccTACATGATCGGTGTTTCACAATTTATTATATGAGAAAGATCATTTACGTATAATTTAAATAACAAAGGCCCAAGCATAGATGCCAGTGAGACGCCATGCAATTTTGTACTTTTCAATATTGTACCACATGAATAATTCTCCTGCAACCGTTTCTCAGCAGCTAACTGGAAAAAAACTGCAACAAAGTTATCGCATCGCGCCAGGCACGTCGTTGTGTCGCAAAATTCTCGAATGGAGTGGCCAATTATATAGCTTTGTCTGAATGATCAGAGTGAATATGCGAAGCTAATGGTGGTGCACATGCATAACAGCACCATCAAACAGTctccgcgcaaaaaaaaagaaaaaaccaagCTCTCATCAGGCTCGACGTGCAGAGcagcccgctttttttttttttacgttggtATAATCAATAATTACCGGGAGCCATTGGCGCGCCGTGGAAAGAACACGTTTGCTGCTATCTATCGATACCAGTCGGCCCAGTGATAGATGAACAGCTTTGCCCTGGCAGTATCGTTCAACACGTTAGAAATGTGTTGCGCCGAGGACTGGTAGCTGACCATCCCCTCGTTATCACCTCAAGTTGGCAGTTAAAATataagttgttgttttttttctcttttccgcCAGCAGCCTCTCCGACGCCTTCCACGCGGGCGAAATAAGAGTGCGCCCTCTGACGACAGGGAAGCGCCCACTGCGACAGTCAAGTGCACCGCTTTTAAGATTACGTACAATCCAAGAGAGAGTGGGCTACCGGGCTGGCCGATGCGCCACGATTTTTCTCGTTTAACTATACATTGGGTAGTACTGTGTTACAGGATTAGTTATGTTTCAAGGTTCTACGTTCTTTTTCGTTAACTTCACTGTATGGTTTAGAATGCCCTTTGATTGTTTGCGGTTTCTTTTACAACGAAGCTTTAGAGCTACTACAAGCGATGGAAAATGCTATATGCGCGTTTTGTTGTGTCTTGAGTCAACAAGACATTTTTCCGATTTCTCATTTGGATGGAATGTAGGGGCACGATGAGGGTGATGTCAAGGGAAATTTCAAACTGTCTGACCTATAGTTACGGGATAATTGGAGTGTGCTGAACCCTCGTTTTCTGTCCCATTGGAGGTGCTACCACTATTGGCACAATAGTGGTAACACACTATATTTTGTGTGGATGGTAATTAAAAATTTTGTAGAGATTGACCTATAAAGCATACCAGTGCTTTACAAGCGTACGTTACCGACCACCTAGGAAGTACCCAGTGTCCTGAAAGTACTCAATCAGCCACAGTAGTTCATGTTTCTTAGCAAAAGGCGGTATCTTATAGTACGCGTGGATAATGTTTTAAGAGCGCCAGTTGTAAGAAATTCTTTAAGCATGTGCCTAAAAGCGTTATACAGTCTTCATTCGCCGTCCTTCTGGTGTCCAGACAGAATTGTATGTCACAAAGCGTGAACACATGTGGAAATAAGGGGCACCTTACTTGTTATAAGTGGCAAAACGTTCAAAATCTCTTACTTAAATTTGAGCGTTCCAAGTAATTACCggacctttatttttttattgaattaTATGAGATTCGTAGTACGTGTACCCAGTTTTCCTGGTGGGATAAACAAGTCACCTCGTTCGTACAAGGCCAACATAAGGTGCAGGTTCTGGGGGATGTGTATTCAAAGTTCAAAGCCTGTGGGTTAATTGCGGCTTTTGCAATAAGTTAACCATGCAATAACTCCGAAACGTTGTTTGTCTAATGAACTCCACTGAATTTTATCAGCTGGCCTGCGAGAACTATAAATAATTTCAGCAAAATTAAGAACAACACGTTTAAGCTGACACGATGTGGACCGCGGACTAAGTGGGTTTTCGCCGCGGAAATTCgtagacgacgacgaaggctgaCACCGTTATGCTGAAAACGAGAACAAATTTATTTACACCAAGTATACAGCTCAATCGGAATCCCTAACGGTTCTGGCAAGCAAACCTCCCGCTTGTAGACGGTACAATCCGCGGAGAGGTCATTTGAAAGGGAATTGGGGAAGTCCCCACCGAAAAGGCCCGTTTAACCTTCGTGGTTTCTTAATTGCCGGAGTCGGCTGTGGGTGCGCCCATGGAGGGGCCGGTGTCTGACTGTGCGCCGCAGACGTTTGGTCCACATGGCGATTGATGTCAATGTCCTTCTCCCCCTTCCTCGCTCCGATGCTCGGGTCAGCCCAGGGAGTGGCAGATACCAAAACAGTGACGTTTTTCTAGAGAGGAGGGCAAATGGCTCGAGAACGGCAGGGTGCTGGAAGGTGGCGCGAACTTGCGACGCAGAATTTCAGGCCGATCATGACAAAGCTCTGTGCGGACATATTAGTGTGCTTTGAGTATAAATTTTGCTAAAACTGTATTCAGGAAGTGATTGAAAGCTTTATACGGCCACTTCACGCTATACCCTTCAATGTCCCGAAGTAACTCTACCTGTCTGACTCTACACCACGCTTAAATATGGTTGAAATGACGAACATGTCAGATTTAGTGTAAGATCAAGCTTTGGGCGCTTCTGGCTGAGTAAGATAAGTTGCAAACAATTACTGAAACTTTGTTTGTTGCTTATTTTCATGCGCTATACGACGTTCCTATATTGCACATTAGTAGGTTTCCCCGCTATTGTGGGTGAATTAAATCACGaaaatttgcatatttttttgaaAATAAGATGAACGTTATGGGCGATGCGTAGGACAATTTCAAATTGTGTGCGTTACTTGCTGCCTCTGAAATAAATTACGTACGGACGCCGCAGGTGAAGTGTGCCCTATCAAACCGCTGCACAATTTGTCCTTCTAACCCTAGTGAATTGTAAATTCTTCCAAGATTAAAAGTTTGCGAAAATGGGGAGTCTGTTATGGCTGATGAGCTCGCCAAATAAAATGCCTGTGAATTGCAGCCTTCGTAAACAGAAATCTTTCGCAAGTTCTCCAAAGCATCATATTCGGGCAACGTTTCAGACGGGTTAGTCGTGTGCGGCAAATGGTTTAATGTGGTTTGATTACAAGCTACTGAAATTTCTATTACaactgataaaaaaaaacacaagcttCGATGGAATGTGGGCTGTGGTTCTGTAAAGTTTCCGAGGTCTTCTGTCGTTGTTATTTTTGGTGTAAATTTAGTACTACAAGAGTCTCTTCATCAGAATGGTGTCTTCAATTTGGCTGCACTTTATGACCTATATGGTAGAGCAGTGCAGTTCGCAGGCCCCGTTGTGATCGCATCGTAAGAGCGCAGTCGGGATGCTGCACGCCTCGCGCGCCTTGCAAATACCGAAGAAGACTGCAGTGACTGACAAGCTATGTCGACTGCTGCGCGGGTGGTTATATCTTTTCGACTAGTATCGAATTCCTAATTATGGCATGCAGTACTCAGCGATGGTCGCGATGTTACGGTCGATGATATTGTTATTTTATCAGATGCTACATGTAAAAAGAATCGAGCTCATGCAAAGGGAATTTAAGCCGATACAAGTCTTTACCAACGTGTCCTAAGAACTATCTAGAAATCTAACACCAATGTCGCCTTCTGCTGTCTGTTAGGCTGACTGTTGTAAGAAAGACGAAATAAATTTACGTCCATTTACAACTGAACAGCTAAGCGCTGCGGAATGCCGTCCGCCACAGAAAGCTCGCACGACGTCAGTACTTCCAAAAGTTGCGACTTTTAGAGAACCGTTAACTCGTGTTGTAGAACACGGTGTAGGCGTTGCGCACTACACATGCCAAACCAATGACTAAATTCGTGCACTCTCTGACCTAGTGCAGCGCGAGCAGCCAAATCGAAGGGGCCCGCAAACTCCCACCACAACGCTCCCGTGTACGCCGCCCCTTTATCCGATCAGCCTTCAAGCGCTACTGCGCGGCATACGGGCGATGACCTTGACCGCATAGTTGACCACTCACCGACGCCGGTGAAGTGCAGCTCTTTCTCGTACACGAGCGAGTACAGGGCCAACGAGGCGCCGAAGGGCGGCAGGTACTGCACGAGCAGGTCGAACACGAAGTGCGAGGCCACGTACAGCGAGCCCGAGACGCCCGTCATGAGCTGGAGCTCGAGCGAGCCACTGCTCTTCTCGGCGACGGGGAAGATGGCCATCGTCGATACGGTCAGACCGAGGATGGCTTGCGGCAAGACTGCCCAGAAAGCTTCGACGGACGTGAAGCTCGCTTCCGCGCTCGCGGTGCCATCCCCGGCCTCGCCCGAAGCCTTTGCGTTGTAAAACGACGCACTGGTGGTGATGCGCGCcttgggagagcccgagtaggCGCGCAGTAGTGCCGTGTTGATCAGGTTGAGTAGCACGCTTCCGGAAACGCGGCTCGCCGGGTTGTACCAGCCTTCGATCCTGCGTTAGAAAAAGATGGCGAGCGCCCCGCCAATCAGTCGGGCAGTTTCGGACCCGCATCGAATTCTGTCGTCATCAAAGTTTCTTGTGGTGGACGGTGGACAACACGTTACCACACCGTGCATGTAGGCGCTCATCCAGACGTTGGTTACGGTGTGTCCGTCGTGTGATAGGTGTCGCGTTACCAAGGGAGAAAGTAGTGTAGCTCATTCGATATAGAAAGATATTTTTACGAGAAAAGAAATGGTACTTGATATAATTagtcgaaagcgcagcgcatacatAATGCCTATGTAATGTTTGATTATACATGTATGGTTATCTGCACTGTTGACTGCAAGCATGGGTTGTCATATTGACTGTAGCTGAAGGTGCGTCTGACGTCTCCTTCCAACTTTCTTTACGAGTACATGAGACGGAAACTGCAGTGTTTAAGGGAAATACATCCGACATTTATCGTTCGTTTTGCCGCGTTTCACGTTTGGATGTGTCGAGCATAATCATGTTGAACAGCTAAACACATGTTTAGCTCGCGTGGTTGCTTATTTTACATGTGTTTTGGTGAAGCCTGCCTGTTTTGGCACAGCTTGCGCAGATCGGCGTGCTCATCATCGCTGTAGCAACTGCCACATCTGATTTTATAGCACTGATGCACGTATCAAAGCAAGAAAAATGGATTTCATTCGTGTCAGCAGCATGTCAGAAGAATAtatccacacttctgctttgaTACTGCATCAACCAGTTAAAGTGCTTAGTGTTGTATGGATAGGGTTCTGCGCAAACGTGATGGATAATACACGCACAATAGATCACATCGATGATAGACCTTGACAACGTGGctgaagactcactttttaacgAAACACACAGTGGCACAGTGGCGACGTATAGCGACGCTATATCTTAAGTGTCAGAGTAGAAAGTACGTAAAACACATAAAAATTGGTTTTGAGAAACGTAAAGATCGACAAAAATCATGCAGCAGAAAGCTGCAGACGTACAAAAACGATCACGTACAGTAGCTACCCCGTCGGCCGTTTTCTTGGGATCGCAGTAAAACGTCCGATTGCTATGCTGAGTTCGCGGATTTGATACCGACTTAGGAACTTCTTTTGTTGCTTTGCTTCTTTTCTGCATGTGGCACTTTTTCTGGTGCGAAAGACTCTTCGCCACCATACATCTCGCAAGGTAAGACGTTATCATTGCTATCGCATTTCCACACGCACCGGATATGGCGTTACAGAGCACATGCGAAAACATCACTATAAACGTATTGTGGAAACAGCGATACACGTAGTTATCCGTATTAACCGACGGTCGAGTGGCGTGAGGACGTGTTGCTCGCGATCACTTGCGGTTATCAGATATAAGTGGCGAAACTGTTTTCGCTCTGTCAGCGACACcacccaaaat
Coding sequences within:
- the LOC140215850 gene encoding uncharacterized protein produces the protein MMSNMAVPTSSSGVQRLYALFCKRLIYWSRSPLTIMLGWVVPVALFYTYCFGLGPPRRHSSHVHTGLPGTLELRSSFHFGAARSFVEEAPATDFSKYFEALAVSEGATIERLKNARRDLVELATKDFVEYYSHYAYGIIFNDTTIEGWYNPASRVSGSVLLNLINTALLRAYSGSPKARITTSASFYNAKASGEAGDGTASAEASFTSVEAFWAVLPQAILGLTVSTMAIFPVAEKSSGSLELQLMTGVSGSLYVASHFVFDLLVQYLPPFGASLALYSLVYEKELHFTGVVRNAYTVFYNTS